The Halosimplex litoreum genome has a window encoding:
- a CDS encoding sugar phosphate isomerase/epimerase family protein has protein sequence MSDVPDWDTFAMDTAFRNSLGATPLAARCEMLADIGYDATYLTLFHERDRADADRVAAVAADHGLDVTAVYDTLDASAPPDDPDTERLLDLADRTDCDLELAVDASDFDASDPAGDDDAVERVERLLDAAGDDVTVSLYPHLGNWLERVGDAVRLCERVDRSTLGVVFPAYHWYAVRGRNRDGPGLRPTLDRAALHLTSVNLCGSRWPPGAGAPTIEPLDAGELDNFAVLGALAAVGYDGPVGIQGYGDGGDAYAKLARSREALAAMRERLVAHPEWADLDRDRAIGP, from the coding sequence GTGAGCGACGTGCCGGACTGGGACACCTTCGCGATGGACACCGCGTTCCGGAACTCGCTGGGCGCCACCCCTCTGGCGGCGCGCTGCGAGATGCTCGCCGATATCGGATACGACGCGACCTACCTGACCCTGTTCCACGAGCGCGACCGGGCGGACGCCGACCGGGTCGCCGCTGTCGCCGCCGACCACGGCCTGGACGTGACGGCCGTCTACGACACGCTCGACGCGAGCGCGCCGCCCGACGATCCCGACACCGAACGACTACTCGACCTGGCCGACCGGACCGACTGCGACCTCGAACTCGCCGTCGATGCGAGCGACTTCGACGCCTCCGATCCCGCGGGCGACGACGACGCGGTCGAGCGGGTCGAGCGACTGCTGGACGCCGCCGGCGACGACGTGACAGTCTCGCTGTACCCGCATCTCGGCAACTGGTTGGAACGCGTCGGCGACGCCGTCCGCCTCTGCGAGCGCGTCGACCGCTCCACCCTCGGCGTCGTCTTCCCGGCGTATCACTGGTACGCGGTCCGTGGTCGGAACCGTGACGGACCGGGACTCCGGCCGACGCTCGACCGCGCGGCGCTCCACCTCACCTCGGTCAACCTCTGTGGGAGCCGCTGGCCGCCGGGCGCCGGCGCGCCGACGATCGAACCGCTCGACGCGGGCGAACTCGACAACTTCGCCGTTCTCGGCGCCCTCGCCGCCGTCGGCTACGATGGTCCGGTCGGGATCCAGGGCTACGGCGACGGCGGCGACGCCTACGCGAAACTCGCCCGCTCACGCGAGGCGCTGGCGGCGATGCGCGAGCGACTGGTGGCCCACCCCGAGTGGGCCGATCTGGACCGCGACCGCGCTATCGGTCCCTGA
- a CDS encoding non-canonical purine NTP pyrophosphatase gives MTVTFVTTNPGKVDEAREYLAEPVEQLDFDTPEIQSSDMGAIAAHKARAAYEYAGEPVFVDDAGLFVDAFDGFPGPYSSYVHDTVGVERVWRLTSEEDDRAASFRGVVAYCDGEDFAATPEPVDRDERRGQDQAAAERAAATTDEQVRTDEGDGEALPVKLFYGVVPGEIVAPRGSGGFGYDPIFEYDDRTFAEMDPDEKNAVSHRGRALAKFADWLAERDTPE, from the coding sequence ATGACCGTTACCTTCGTCACGACGAATCCCGGGAAAGTCGACGAGGCTCGGGAGTACCTCGCCGAGCCGGTCGAACAGCTCGACTTCGACACGCCGGAGATCCAGAGTTCGGACATGGGTGCTATCGCCGCCCACAAAGCCCGGGCGGCCTACGAGTACGCGGGTGAACCGGTGTTCGTCGACGACGCCGGGCTGTTCGTCGACGCCTTCGACGGCTTCCCCGGCCCCTACTCCTCGTACGTCCACGACACCGTCGGCGTCGAGCGCGTCTGGCGCCTGACCAGCGAGGAGGACGACCGCGCCGCGAGCTTCCGCGGCGTGGTCGCCTACTGCGACGGAGAGGACTTCGCGGCGACGCCAGAACCGGTCGATAGGGACGAGCGGCGCGGCCAGGACCAGGCCGCCGCCGAGCGCGCCGCGGCGACGACCGACGAGCAGGTCCGCACCGACGAGGGCGACGGCGAGGCGCTCCCCGTCAAGCTCTTCTACGGCGTCGTCCCCGGCGAGATCGTCGCGCCACGGGGGTCGGGCGGCTTCGGCTACGACCCCATCTTCGAGTACGACGACCGCACCTTCGCCGAGATGGATCCCGACGAGAAAAACGCCGTCTCCCACCGCGGCCGCGCGCTGGCGAAGTTCGCCGACTGGCTCGCCGAGCGCGACACGCCGGAGTGA
- a CDS encoding glucose 1-dehydrogenase, translating to MPDFDGKTAIVTGASGGIGEAAARRFAAEGASVVVADVKVEEGEATVADIEDAGGEATFVETDVTDPADVGAMVDVAVDSYGGLDFAFNNAGIEGERAATSDQPVDNFERVIGINLKGVFLGMRAEIPEILEGGGGAVVNTASIAGRLGFPDISPYVASKWGVIGLTKTAALEYSGEGVRVNAVCPGVIDTPMVQRSQEEDPEMMEQTAAATPIGRIGEPEEIGDAAVWLCSADASFVTGEAMTIDGGYTSQ from the coding sequence ATGCCAGACTTCGACGGTAAGACAGCGATCGTGACCGGAGCGAGCGGCGGCATCGGCGAGGCGGCGGCGAGACGGTTCGCCGCAGAGGGCGCCTCCGTGGTCGTCGCCGACGTGAAAGTCGAGGAGGGCGAGGCGACCGTCGCCGACATCGAGGACGCGGGCGGCGAGGCGACGTTCGTCGAGACGGACGTGACCGACCCCGCGGACGTGGGCGCGATGGTCGACGTGGCCGTCGACAGCTACGGCGGGCTGGACTTCGCGTTCAACAACGCCGGGATCGAGGGCGAGCGCGCGGCGACGAGCGACCAGCCGGTCGACAACTTCGAGCGGGTGATCGGCATCAACCTGAAGGGCGTGTTCCTCGGGATGCGCGCCGAGATCCCCGAGATCCTCGAAGGGGGCGGCGGCGCGGTCGTCAACACCGCCTCTATCGCCGGCCGGCTGGGCTTCCCGGATATCAGCCCCTACGTCGCGAGCAAGTGGGGCGTGATCGGGCTGACCAAGACCGCGGCGCTGGAGTACAGCGGCGAGGGCGTCCGGGTCAACGCGGTCTGTCCGGGCGTCATCGACACACCGATGGTCCAGCGCTCGCAGGAGGAGGACCCCGAGATGATGGAGCAGACCGCCGCCGCGACGCCGATCGGCCGGATCGGCGAGCCCGAGGAGATCGGCGACGCGGCCGTCTGGCTCTGCTCGGCGGACGCCTCGTTCGTCACCGGCGAGGCGATGACGATCGACGGCGGGTACACGAGTCAGTAA
- a CDS encoding ATPase domain-containing protein, protein MTSNDDSLVRVTTGVSGLDEVLEGGLIDGRSYLVRGQPGSGKTVLGLHFVTAGAAAGERSLFINLEEDEADVRANATSLGFDLDGVDVLDLSPSSDFFAEDRSYSVFGADEVEGDDLTERIAERVADRDPDRVFVDPVTQFRYLTGDEYQFRKQIISFTRFLEEHDATVLFTSQTTTESPDDDLQFLSDGILELAYENDRRRLTVPKFRGSDKRAGPHGMAIRGDGIHVYPQLVPSAHGVGFDTEPIPSGIPAFDELLGGGIERGTITVVSGPTGVGKTTTGTQFLCEAAERGERSTVFLLEESVDTFEHRSEAVGMPVSSMREEGVLAVEGVEPVTTSPQEFAQRVRREVEQRDTRVVMIDGARGYKLSMQGDDDDLVRELHALGRYLKNMGVTVILIDEIDTITGEFQATNSGISYLADNVVFLSYLEMDGELRKVAGVLKKRVGDFERALREFRITNDGIAVGDPLTDLRGVLRGEPEFVDAGE, encoded by the coding sequence ATGACCTCCAACGACGATTCACTCGTGCGGGTGACGACCGGTGTCTCGGGTCTCGACGAGGTGCTCGAGGGCGGGCTGATCGACGGACGGAGCTACCTCGTCCGGGGCCAGCCCGGGTCGGGCAAGACCGTCCTCGGCCTGCACTTCGTGACCGCGGGCGCCGCGGCCGGCGAGCGAAGCCTGTTCATCAACCTCGAAGAGGACGAGGCCGACGTGCGGGCAAACGCCACGTCGCTCGGGTTCGACCTCGACGGCGTCGACGTGCTCGACCTGTCGCCCTCTTCGGACTTTTTCGCCGAGGACCGGTCCTACAGCGTCTTCGGCGCCGACGAGGTCGAAGGCGACGACCTCACCGAGCGCATCGCCGAGCGCGTCGCCGACCGCGACCCCGACCGGGTGTTCGTCGACCCCGTCACGCAGTTCCGCTACCTGACCGGCGACGAGTACCAGTTCCGCAAGCAGATCATCTCCTTTACGCGCTTTCTCGAAGAGCACGACGCGACGGTCCTGTTTACGTCCCAGACGACCACCGAGTCGCCCGACGACGACCTGCAGTTCCTGAGCGACGGGATCCTCGAACTCGCCTACGAGAACGACCGACGACGGCTGACCGTACCGAAGTTCCGCGGCTCGGACAAGCGGGCCGGTCCCCACGGGATGGCCATCCGCGGCGACGGCATCCACGTCTACCCCCAACTGGTCCCGTCGGCCCACGGCGTCGGTTTCGACACCGAACCCATCCCCTCCGGTATCCCCGCCTTCGACGAGTTGCTCGGCGGCGGCATCGAGCGGGGGACGATCACCGTCGTCAGCGGCCCGACCGGCGTCGGCAAGACCACGACGGGGACGCAGTTCCTCTGCGAGGCGGCCGAGCGCGGCGAGCGGTCGACGGTCTTCCTCCTGGAAGAGTCGGTCGACACGTTCGAACACCGCTCGGAGGCCGTCGGCATGCCGGTGTCGTCCATGCGTGAGGAGGGAGTCCTCGCCGTCGAAGGAGTCGAGCCGGTGACGACCTCGCCCCAGGAGTTCGCCCAGCGCGTCCGCCGCGAGGTCGAACAGCGCGACACACGCGTCGTCATGATCGACGGCGCTCGCGGATACAAGCTCTCGATGCAGGGCGACGACGACGACCTCGTTCGGGAACTCCACGCGCTGGGCCGCTACCTGAAGAACATGGGTGTGACGGTGATCCTGATCGACGAGATCGACACCATCACCGGCGAGTTCCAGGCGACCAACTCCGGGATCAGTTACCTCGCCGACAACGTCGTCTTCCTCTCGTATCTGGAGATGGACGGCGAGCTCCGGAAGGTCGCCGGCGTCCTGAAAAAACGGGTCGGCGACTTCGAACGCGCCCTCAGGGAGTTTCGGATCACCAACGATGGGATCGCCGTCGGCGACCCGCTGACCGATCTGCGGGGCGTCCTCCGCGGGGAGCCCGAGTTCGTCGACGCGGGTGAGTGA
- a CDS encoding Gfo/Idh/MocA family protein has protein sequence MRSQRLYLIGAGVVARYHASAATHLPREVTVAAADPDPDARAAFADEFPDAALFDDAAAMLDEPPREDDIVVVAAPPVIHRDLAVQALESGRHVLCEKPLAMDRTEARAMLSAAREADRLLGSCACRFAGAPSTEAVRERLDAGALGDVYRATWSDRRPRSRSGVEYQPGSRWFLDASRSGGGVLMDWGPYDFHTVHDLLEPVAATVSGAWTARPATAVDPTDVPNDVEQHVGAAISYDLGDGRSVAVTYERAACTHGRAERTFELEGTTGAVAFDWIDETDSLTVGGDEGGEAVSERVEPDREPPAGADGPLGVHDRPLVFFDRAIRGADSPVATGADALFDFAVLRAVYDCAETGEPVTVERGTVANGQSSDRNGDGGRSS, from the coding sequence GTGCGTTCACAACGTCTCTATCTGATCGGTGCCGGCGTCGTCGCCCGCTACCACGCGAGCGCTGCGACCCACCTCCCTCGCGAGGTGACCGTCGCCGCTGCCGACCCAGATCCCGACGCCCGAGCGGCGTTCGCCGACGAGTTCCCGGACGCGGCGTTGTTCGACGACGCGGCGGCGATGCTCGACGAACCACCCCGTGAGGACGATATCGTCGTCGTCGCCGCTCCGCCCGTTATCCACCGCGACCTCGCCGTGCAGGCCCTGGAGAGCGGCCGTCACGTCCTCTGTGAGAAACCGCTGGCGATGGACAGGACCGAAGCGCGAGCGATGCTGTCGGCCGCGCGGGAGGCCGACCGACTGCTGGGCAGTTGCGCCTGTCGGTTCGCCGGGGCGCCGTCGACCGAGGCGGTGCGAGAGCGCCTCGACGCGGGCGCCCTCGGCGACGTGTATCGAGCGACGTGGAGCGACCGCCGCCCCCGTTCCCGGAGCGGCGTCGAATATCAACCCGGGAGCCGGTGGTTCCTCGACGCCTCGCGAAGCGGTGGCGGCGTCCTGATGGATTGGGGCCCCTACGACTTCCACACGGTCCACGACCTGCTGGAGCCCGTCGCGGCGACCGTCTCCGGCGCCTGGACCGCCCGGCCGGCGACCGCCGTCGACCCCACGGACGTCCCCAACGACGTCGAGCAACACGTCGGCGCGGCCATCTCCTACGACCTCGGAGACGGCCGGTCGGTCGCGGTCACGTACGAACGGGCCGCCTGCACCCACGGCCGCGCCGAGCGCACGTTCGAACTCGAAGGGACGACGGGCGCGGTGGCGTTCGACTGGATCGACGAGACCGACTCGCTCACCGTCGGCGGCGACGAGGGCGGCGAGGCGGTCTCCGAGAGGGTCGAGCCCGACCGCGAACCGCCCGCGGGCGCCGACGGCCCGCTCGGCGTCCACGACCGGCCGCTCGTGTTTTTCGACCGCGCGATCCGCGGGGCGGACTCGCCGGTCGCGACCGGTGCGGACGCGCTGTTCGACTTCGCGGTGTTGCGGGCAGTCTACGACTGCGCCGAGACCGGCGAGCCGGTGACCGTCGAGCGCGGGACGGTCGCGAACGGCCAGTCGAGTGACCGGAACGGCGACGGAGGCCGGTCGTCGTGA
- a CDS encoding beta-alanine-activating enzyme beta-propeller domain-containing protein: MDDQQPWRRRTLLRRAGTSAFALTTLGAARPGAASTVPQSNAADDRSDHGSDPAGAESDPGAVLALQSTVSAGPARWPQFQADPANSGFTDALGPDEASTAWTFDTGSTGRATAAVPGTATPTDGSLDDPTDNVVSSPAVVDGTVYVGSNDGHLYALDAASGEQEWAYGTGSDPDSREEVMSSPAVVDGTVYVGSHDAALHAVDAESGDEQWTFATDGTVFASPTYRDGTLYVGSQAGTMYAVDTAGEEVWSASVADRVDSTAAVVDDTVYVGRWNDDRTGSVVALDAADGEEVRTYAARAEVACSPTVTDGVVYFGDYTGVIYAIDTGTAELVWGRQLGGPVLASPVVVDGTVYVGSFDESLWALDAANGDIEWSYATDGRVYGSPAITGDTVYVGSEDTSLYAIDRESGRERFAVETDGEILSSPAVVAGAAFVGSSDSFVYAVGDPTGGESVSATPPGGTDGSPSGTADSDGPAETTAGDGPGFGAVGALAGLGLGAWHRMRAGSPDDTGPGETGSGADD; the protein is encoded by the coding sequence ATGGACGACCAGCAGCCCTGGCGGCGGCGGACCCTCCTCCGACGCGCCGGGACGAGTGCGTTCGCCCTGACGACGCTCGGCGCCGCCCGACCCGGCGCCGCATCGACGGTCCCCCAGAGTAACGCGGCCGACGACCGCTCGGACCACGGGAGCGACCCAGCAGGCGCCGAGTCCGACCCCGGTGCCGTGCTCGCCCTGCAGTCGACCGTGTCGGCGGGGCCGGCACGGTGGCCGCAGTTCCAGGCGGATCCGGCAAACAGCGGGTTCACCGACGCGCTCGGCCCCGACGAGGCGTCGACCGCCTGGACGTTCGACACCGGGTCGACCGGTCGGGCGACGGCCGCCGTCCCGGGAACGGCCACTCCCACCGACGGCTCGCTCGACGACCCGACCGACAACGTCGTCTCCTCGCCGGCGGTCGTCGACGGCACCGTCTACGTCGGCAGCAACGACGGCCACCTCTACGCCCTCGACGCCGCCTCCGGCGAGCAGGAGTGGGCCTACGGGACCGGTTCGGACCCCGACTCACGGGAAGAGGTGATGTCCTCGCCGGCGGTCGTCGACGGCACCGTCTACGTCGGCAGCCACGACGCCGCCCTCCACGCTGTCGACGCCGAGAGCGGCGACGAACAGTGGACCTTCGCGACCGACGGCACCGTCTTCGCCTCGCCGACCTACCGCGACGGGACGCTGTACGTCGGCAGCCAGGCCGGGACGATGTACGCGGTCGACACCGCCGGCGAGGAGGTCTGGAGCGCGTCGGTCGCCGACCGCGTCGACTCGACGGCGGCGGTCGTCGACGACACGGTGTACGTCGGTCGCTGGAACGACGACCGCACCGGGAGCGTCGTCGCCCTCGACGCCGCCGACGGCGAGGAGGTCCGAACGTACGCGGCCCGCGCCGAGGTCGCCTGCTCGCCGACCGTGACCGACGGCGTCGTCTACTTCGGAGACTACACCGGCGTGATCTACGCCATCGACACCGGCACGGCCGAACTCGTCTGGGGTCGCCAGCTCGGTGGACCGGTGCTCGCCTCGCCGGTCGTGGTCGACGGCACCGTCTACGTCGGGAGCTTCGACGAGAGTCTCTGGGCGCTCGACGCCGCCAACGGCGACATCGAGTGGTCGTACGCGACCGACGGCCGGGTCTACGGTTCCCCCGCGATCACCGGCGACACGGTCTACGTCGGCAGCGAAGACACGAGCCTCTACGCCATCGACCGCGAGAGCGGGCGGGAGCGGTTCGCCGTCGAGACCGACGGCGAGATACTCTCCTCGCCCGCGGTGGTCGCCGGCGCGGCCTTCGTCGGCAGCAGCGACAGTTTCGTCTACGCCGTCGGCGACCCGACCGGCGGGGAGTCCGTGAGCGCCACGCCGCCCGGCGGGACCGACGGATCGCCGTCCGGGACGGCCGATTCCGACGGCCCCGCCGAGACGACCGCCGGTGACGGCCCCGGCTTCGGCGCCGTCGGCGCGCTAGCCGGGCTCGGCCTCGGCGCCTGGCACCGGATGCGCGCCGGGAGTCCGGACGACACTGGACCGGGTGAGACCGGATCGGGCGCGGACGACTGA
- a CDS encoding twin-arginine translocase subunit TatC — protein sequence MTSPSTRQRSAGGGSAVRSVLGEARNDLLTLLAAALAFLTGTLATFLTMRRAVWPVLKRDVNAIVGIETEIIAVAPFDVIFLQAQVALAVGLLLALETVVYRARHAPELRRWWPGDALPATVRVGLALVGVALFPAGAALGYDYLVPAVLDVAMGPDPAWTIVRWARIASVISFVSGLAAQLGFVGVVVRLGERARA from the coding sequence ATGACCAGTCCCTCCACGCGGCAGCGGTCGGCGGGCGGCGGGTCGGCAGTTCGGAGCGTCCTCGGCGAAGCGCGCAACGACCTGCTGACGCTCCTGGCGGCCGCCCTCGCGTTCCTGACCGGCACGCTGGCGACGTTTCTGACGATGCGCCGAGCCGTCTGGCCAGTGCTGAAACGCGACGTGAACGCGATCGTGGGGATCGAGACCGAAATCATCGCCGTCGCGCCCTTCGACGTGATCTTTCTCCAGGCACAGGTCGCGCTCGCGGTCGGGCTGTTGTTGGCGCTGGAGACGGTCGTCTACCGCGCTCGGCACGCTCCCGAACTCCGTCGGTGGTGGCCCGGCGACGCGCTCCCAGCGACGGTGCGCGTCGGGCTCGCCCTCGTCGGCGTCGCGCTGTTCCCGGCCGGGGCAGCCCTCGGCTACGACTATCTCGTCCCGGCCGTCCTCGACGTCGCGATGGGTCCCGACCCCGCGTGGACGATCGTCCGGTGGGCGCGGATCGCGTCGGTGATTTCCTTCGTGTCGGGCCTGGCGGCCCAGCTGGGGTTCGTCGGCGTCGTCGTGCGTCTCGGCGAACGGGCCCGTGCGTGA
- a CDS encoding bifunctional N(6)-L-threonylcarbamoyladenine synthase/serine/threonine protein kinase, with translation MAPLTPSVDESEGIQRVLGIEGTAWAASAAVYEVDADEVTIESDPYQPESGGIHPREAAEHMSEAVPSVVETVLETARDRAADDEDRGPDDAPIDAVAFSRGPGLGPCLRIVGTAARAVAQRFDVPLVGVNHMVAHLEVGRHYSGFDRPVCLNASGANAHVLAYRNGRYRVLGETMDTGVGNALDKFTRHVGWSHPGGPKVEDHAKRGEYVDLPYVVKGMDFSFSGIMSAAKDEYDSGTPVEDVCRGLEETVFAMLTEVSERALSLTGREELVLGGGVGQNERLQGMLREMCAQRGAELSVPENRFLRDNAGMIAVLGAKMAAAGDTLAIEDSAVDSDFRPDEVAVSWRAGEPEPAPAAATRVETGETAEQRGAEATVSVEGDRVVKRRIPRSYRHPALDERLRRERTRIEARLTSEARRCGVPTPLVLDVDTAESTIVFQRVGDRDLDAGLTAERARAVGRHLATIHDAGFVHGDPTTRNVRVGSSEGNTNRVFLIDFGLGYHTGHEEDHAMDLHVFAQSLTGTADEADRLQAAAEDAYRATSQRGETVLDRLRAVEGRGRYR, from the coding sequence ATGGCCCCGCTCACGCCATCGGTCGACGAGTCGGAAGGGATCCAGCGCGTGCTGGGCATCGAGGGGACCGCCTGGGCGGCCAGCGCCGCCGTCTACGAGGTCGACGCCGACGAGGTGACCATCGAAAGCGACCCCTACCAACCGGAGAGCGGCGGCATCCACCCCCGCGAGGCCGCCGAACACATGAGCGAGGCCGTCCCGAGCGTCGTCGAGACGGTGCTCGAAACCGCCCGCGACCGAGCGGCCGACGACGAGGACCGCGGGCCCGACGACGCACCGATCGACGCGGTCGCCTTTTCGCGCGGTCCCGGACTCGGCCCCTGTCTGCGGATCGTCGGGACGGCGGCCCGCGCCGTCGCCCAGCGCTTCGACGTGCCGCTCGTCGGCGTCAACCACATGGTCGCCCACCTCGAGGTCGGCCGCCACTACTCGGGATTCGACCGACCGGTCTGTCTCAACGCCAGCGGCGCCAACGCGCACGTCCTCGCCTACCGCAACGGCCGCTATCGCGTCCTCGGGGAGACGATGGACACCGGCGTCGGCAACGCGCTGGACAAGTTCACCCGCCACGTCGGCTGGTCTCACCCCGGTGGCCCGAAGGTCGAGGACCACGCGAAACGGGGCGAATACGTCGACCTGCCCTACGTCGTCAAGGGGATGGACTTCTCCTTCTCGGGGATCATGAGCGCCGCCAAAGACGAGTACGACTCGGGGACCCCCGTCGAGGACGTCTGTCGCGGCCTGGAGGAGACGGTGTTCGCGATGCTGACGGAGGTCAGCGAGCGGGCGCTGTCGCTGACCGGCCGCGAGGAGCTGGTGCTCGGCGGCGGCGTCGGGCAGAACGAGCGCCTCCAGGGGATGCTCCGTGAGATGTGCGCCCAGCGCGGGGCCGAGCTGTCCGTCCCGGAGAATCGCTTTCTGCGGGACAACGCGGGGATGATCGCGGTGCTGGGCGCGAAGATGGCCGCCGCGGGCGACACGCTCGCTATCGAGGACTCGGCCGTCGATTCGGACTTCCGGCCCGACGAGGTGGCAGTGAGCTGGCGAGCCGGAGAACCGGAACCGGCGCCTGCAGCCGCGACGCGAGTCGAGACCGGCGAGACGGCCGAACAGCGAGGTGCCGAGGCGACGGTCTCCGTCGAGGGCGACCGCGTGGTCAAGCGACGGATTCCCCGCTCCTATCGCCACCCCGCGCTCGACGAGCGACTGCGACGCGAGCGGACGCGTATCGAAGCACGACTCACCAGCGAGGCGCGCCGCTGTGGCGTGCCGACGCCGCTCGTGCTCGACGTGGACACCGCCGAGTCGACGATCGTCTTCCAGCGCGTCGGCGACCGCGACCTAGACGCCGGGCTGACCGCCGAGCGGGCACGAGCGGTCGGGCGACACCTCGCGACGATCCACGACGCCGGGTTCGTCCACGGCGACCCGACCACGCGAAACGTCCGCGTCGGGTCGAGCGAGGGGAACACGAACCGCGTCTTCCTCATCGACTTCGGACTCGGGTACCACACGGGCCACGAGGAGGACCACGCGATGGACCTGCACGTCTTCGCCCAGAGCCTCACCGGGACGGCCGACGAGGCCGACCGACTGCAGGCGGCCGCGGAAGACGCCTACCGCGCGACCAGCCAGCGCGGTGAGACCGTCCTCGACCGGCTTCGGGCGGTCGAGGGGCGGGGACGCTACCGGTAG
- a CDS encoding DUF7384 family protein encodes MTEASPARIVADADVLAADLLVGGYARDALDLVRAHSWVTLVASDALLDDAESVITDLADPELAVDWRERIEGLREPVDHPEGDHPALASALHGGAMHVLSFDESLGSAAAGAAIRGRVETSVRSPRAFATVFDAESLYEAVEGGEYPGPDRDPRA; translated from the coding sequence GTGACCGAGGCGAGCCCTGCCCGGATCGTCGCCGACGCGGACGTACTCGCCGCCGACCTCCTCGTCGGCGGGTACGCCCGCGACGCGCTCGATCTCGTCCGCGCCCACTCGTGGGTGACCCTCGTCGCGAGCGACGCGCTGCTCGACGACGCCGAGTCGGTGATAACCGATCTGGCCGACCCCGAACTCGCAGTCGACTGGCGCGAGCGGATCGAGGGACTCCGGGAACCGGTCGACCATCCCGAGGGGGACCACCCGGCGCTGGCGTCGGCGCTGCACGGCGGCGCGATGCACGTCCTCAGCTTCGACGAATCCCTGGGGTCGGCCGCCGCGGGCGCGGCGATCCGCGGTCGCGTCGAGACCAGCGTTAGGTCCCCGCGAGCGTTCGCGACCGTCTTCGACGCCGAATCGCTGTACGAAGCGGTCGAAGGCGGCGAGTATCCCGGTCCCGACCGCGACCCGCGGGCGTAG
- a CDS encoding universal stress protein has protein sequence MDRPLVVYDDENTELLEEAGEIAAGVDAQLIVLSLMTADEFREAREALDVVAQEEHTAYDDSVVIDAAKKQARETAKDVFDDDVDYRIVGARIGDSESEADRILEVADDNDIDHVFITGQKRSPTGKAVFGDRVQSIILNFDGPVTSLLA, from the coding sequence ATGGATCGACCACTGGTGGTCTACGACGACGAGAACACGGAACTGCTCGAAGAGGCGGGGGAGATCGCGGCCGGCGTCGACGCCCAGCTGATCGTCCTCTCGCTGATGACCGCGGACGAGTTCAGGGAAGCCCGCGAGGCGCTCGACGTGGTCGCTCAGGAGGAACACACCGCCTACGACGACAGCGTCGTCATCGACGCGGCGAAAAAGCAGGCCCGCGAGACGGCCAAAGACGTGTTCGACGACGACGTCGACTACCGCATCGTCGGGGCACGGATCGGCGACAGCGAGAGCGAGGCCGACCGCATCCTCGAGGTCGCAGACGACAACGACATCGACCACGTGTTCATCACCGGTCAGAAGCGCTCGCCGACCGGGAAAGCGGTCTTCGGCGACCGCGTCCAGTCGATCATCCTCAACTTCGACGGCCCGGTGACGAGCCTGCTGGCCTGA
- a CDS encoding 30S ribosomal protein S27ae, producing MSRHEFYDEDGTTDREQCPRCGDTFLADHGDRQHCGKCGYTEWE from the coding sequence ATGTCCCGCCACGAGTTCTACGACGAGGACGGCACCACCGACCGCGAGCAGTGCCCCCGCTGTGGCGACACCTTCCTCGCCGACCACGGCGACCGCCAGCACTGTGGCAAGTGCGGCTACACCGAGTGGGAGTAA
- a CDS encoding 30S ribosomal protein S24e, translating into MDIDIIAEDENPMLHRTDVRFEMTHDEATPSRLSVRDSLAAKLNKDAEEVVVHELDTKFGMRKTVGYAKVYDDAEYARDVEQDHMLERNKIVADGEAEEAEEA; encoded by the coding sequence ATGGACATCGACATCATCGCGGAAGACGAGAACCCGATGTTGCATCGGACGGACGTGCGCTTCGAGATGACCCACGACGAGGCGACGCCCTCGCGGCTCTCCGTGCGCGACTCCCTTGCGGCCAAGCTCAACAAGGACGCCGAGGAAGTCGTCGTCCACGAGCTGGACACCAAGTTCGGCATGCGCAAGACCGTCGGCTACGCGAAGGTCTACGACGACGCCGAGTACGCCCGCGACGTCGAGCAGGACCACATGCTCGAACGCAACAAGATCGTCGCCGACGGCGAGGCCGAAGAGGCCGAGGAGGCCTAG
- a CDS encoding DUF5808 domain-containing protein: protein MVDKPTSGSLFGIPYNFEQPSLKRMLSTYWQPGEGMLVEKPFGVGYTLNLASWRSWVVLAVAGALWWQQNQSAGEAEFDDEDEDEPVEVVVED from the coding sequence ATGGTCGACAAGCCCACTTCCGGGTCGCTGTTCGGCATTCCGTACAACTTCGAGCAGCCGAGTCTCAAGCGGATGCTCTCGACGTACTGGCAGCCCGGCGAGGGGATGCTGGTCGAGAAACCGTTCGGCGTCGGTTACACGCTCAACCTCGCTTCCTGGCGCTCGTGGGTCGTCCTCGCCGTCGCCGGCGCGCTGTGGTGGCAGCAGAACCAGAGCGCCGGCGAGGCCGAGTTCGACGACGAGGACGAGGACGAACCCGTCGAAGTCGTCGTCGAAGACTGA